In a single window of the Salvelinus namaycush isolate Seneca chromosome 18, SaNama_1.0, whole genome shotgun sequence genome:
- the LOC120063282 gene encoding protein adenylyltransferase FICD-like: protein MMASLTLWWRYTSGHLLGGWGPLLCLFLGSLVALLMPMVGVEDQCCITLKGIAQLHCQLWGKTQRPTVQSTSLTIPFTALDLLPLRAKPSIETQLEAKAALQQAVEMKKQGKREKAHKLLVHALNMNPDFVEALTELGTILEEKDVVQADHLYTKALAISPCNERALVSRDRTLPLVEEIDQRHFGVIDSKVRRLMSIPKGNSALRRVMEETYYHHIYHTVAIEGNTLTLSEIRHIIETRYAVPGKSLQEQNEVIGVDAAMKYINTTLLSRAGAITVNDILEIHRRVLGYADPVEGGRLRTSQVFVGHHIPPHPQDLERHMQDLVQWLNSEEALQLHPVEYAALAHYKLVYVHPFVDGNGRTSRLLMNLVLMQARYPPITIRKEQRSEYYAVLDTANEGDVRPFIRFIAKCTEITLDTLLIATTEHPVGLPGTSHHQACPNCKQTIPVHNSERGRE, encoded by the exons ATGATGGCTTCATTAACGTTGTGGTGGCGTTACACAAGTGGCCATCTCCTTGGCGGATGGGGACCGCTGCTCTGCCTGTTCCTGGGCTCTCTGGTGGCGCTGTTGATGCCCATGGTGGGGGTGGAGGACCAATGCTGTATCACTCTAAAGGGGATTGCCCAGTTGCACTGCCAGCTGTGGGGTAAAACTCAGCGCCCCACTGTCCAGTCCACCAGCCTCACTATCCCCTTTACAGCCCTTGATCTCCTGCCCCTTAGGGCCAAGCCCAGTATAG AGACCCAGCTCGAGGCCAAGGCAGCGCTGCAACAGGCTGTGGAGATGAAGaagcaggggaagagagagaaggcccACAAGCTGTTGGTGCATGCACTCAACATGAACCCAGACTTTGTGGAAGCTCTGACGGAGCTGGGGACCATTCTGGAAGAGAAGGACGTTGTCCAGGCGGACCATCTGTATACCAAGGCCCTGGCCATCTCACCATGCAACGAGAGGGCCCTTGTGAGCCGTGACCGCACACTCCCCCTGGTGGAGGAGATCGACCAACGCCACTTTGGGGTTATCGACAGCAAAGTACGCAGGCTGATGTCCATCCCCAAGGGTAACTCTGCTCTTAGACGTGTCATGGAGGAAACGTACTACCACCACATCTACCACACAGTGGCCATAGAAGGCAACACACTCACTCTGTCTGAGATCCGCCATATAATTGAGACTCGCTACGCCGTGCCCGGCAAGAGCCTGCAGGAGCAGAATGAGGTCATCGGTGTGGACGCGGCCATGAAGTACATCAACACCACGCTGCTGTCCCGAGCTGGGGCCATCACCGTCAATGACATCCTGGAGATCCACCGGCGCGTGCTGGGCTATGCAGACCCTGTGGAGGGTGGGCGGCTGCGTACCAGCCAGGTGTTTGTAGGCCACCACATCCCACCCCACCCACAGGACCTGGAGCGCCACATGCAGGACCTGGTGCAGTGGCTCAACTCAGAGGAGGCCCTGCAGCTGCATCCCGTGGAGTATGCAGCACTCGCCCACTATAAACTGGTGTATGTGCACCCCTTTGTGGATGGGAACGGACGCACATCACGGCTGCTAATGAACCTGGTGCTCATGCAGGCACGCTACCCACCTATCACCATCCGCAAAGAGCAACGGTCAGAGTACTACGCCGTTCTGGACACAGCCAACGAAGGTGACGTCCGCCCCTTCATCCGCTTCATAGCCAAATGCACAGAGATCACCCTGGATACCCTGCTGATCGCCACCACTGAGCACCCTGTGGGGCTGCCTGGCACCAGCCACCACCAAGCCTGTCCAAACTGCAAACAAACCATACCTGTCCACAACAGTGAGAGGGGACGGGAGTGA